AACGGTCATGATTCCCATCACCGAGCTGCGATACTTCGCTGATACACAGCCGGCGTATCGGATTCTGAAACCATGGTGGGACGTGTTCACGGACTACATCTCCATCGTGATGCTGATGATCGCGGTGTTCGGCGGCACGCTGCAGGTCACGCAGGACAAAATGATCTGCCTGCCGTGCAAATGGGTGGTGAACCAGACCTGCGAGCAGCTCAACGTCAGCGTGCCGCTCAACCCCGAGCCCAAGGGCATCCAGTACGACCTCGACAGGCACCAGTACAACTACGTGGACGCCGTGTGCTACGAGAACACGCTGCACTGGTTCGCCAAGTACTTCCCGTATCTGGTGCTGCTGCACACGCTCATCTTTCTGGCGTGCAGTAACTTCTGGTTCAAGTTTCCGCGGACCAGTTCGAAGCTGGAGCACTTCGTGTCCATCCTGCTGAAGTGCTTCGACTCGCCCTGGACGACGCGGGCGCTCTCGGAGACGGTGGTGGAGGAGAGCGACCCGAAGCCGGCCGGGAAGATGAACGGCTCGATGGATAAGAAGGCTTCCAGCGTCAGCGACCAGGACGTGGAGGCGAGCGTTCCCATGCTGCAGAGGACCAAGTCCCGCATCGAGCAGGGCATCGTGGATCGCTCCGAGACCGGCGTGCTGGATAAGAAAGAAGGAGAGCAGGCCAAAGCTCTGTTtgagaaggtgtgtgtgtgtgtgtgtgtgtgtgtgtgtgtgtgtgtgtgtgtgtgtgtgtgtgtgtgtgtgtgtgtgtgtgtgtgtgtgtgtgtgtgtgtgtgtgtgtgtgtgtgtgtgatttattcaAGAGCTGCCTTTCCAAAGCCTAGTGAGCGCTTCAAGGCGTTGTAGGTGAACCTTGTTCGGCGGGTTCCTACAGaattatgattaaatatgtatttagaaTTGTTACATTAATACTTCATAtgctaatgaataaaataatcctATTTCAAGTATTCGTAcgaaaacataatatatttactttattataataaatacattggtTATTTCAGgcaatgctaaaaatatatatatatatatatatatatatatatatatatatatatatatatatatatatatatatggcgtaatattataacatataataatatttaattgataaataattataaattaaaatagttatttataaatttaaaaaagtatatacatttattcaactgtattttgtttattagtatataatataataaaataaaacttataataaaagtattaataatgcACGCACACGCTTACACATTACTATATAATGctaaatactactaataatgcaATTCTGCATAAAGCTAAAAAGAGTAGCTAAATGTATctaattaatacatatttatgtattaccgtatatttaataaatatttatatattaatgcttgcttaatatattaataaaattattatttattccaacgtgataaattattatatatattattattattattatatatatatatatatatatatatatatatatatatatatatattatatttatttatttatttttatataatttatttatttattttttggcagaTATAGATAGGTTTTGTTGtctttaaaagtataatttcaGATACTAATAAATGAACATAGTTATAGTTAAGTACATTAAGTATAATTTGTTTAGCcagaaaatgtttaagttttaagtttaaatgtaaaattttttgCGTACTTGTAAAAAATcttgtatatgtttttattgtattgtattaagtaaaattgtatttattggaCGAGGAGGTAGTGCATTAGGTGGTCTCTCCTCATCCTTCTCTCTTTCCAGGTGAAGAAGTTTCGTATCCACGTGGAGGAGGGCGACATCGTCCACCGCCTTTACATCCGCCAAATCATCATCAAAGTCATCCAGTTCTTGATCATCATCTGCTACACCATGTACTACGTGCAGAACATCAATTTCAGCGTGCCGTGCACCGTGGACATCGAGCGGCTGACCGGCTACCGCACGTACCACTGCGCGCACCCGCTGGCCACGCTCTTCAAGATCCTGGCCTGCTTCTACATCAGCCTGGTGGTGGTGTACGGCCTCATCTGCATGTACACGCTGTACTGGATCATCAGCCGCTCGCTGAAGCGCTACTCCTTCGAGTCCATCCGCGAGGAGAGCAGCTACAGCGACATCCCCGACGTCAAGAACGACTTCGCCTTCATGCTGCACATGATCGATCAGTACGACCCGCTGTACTCCAAGCGCTTCGCCGTCTTCCTGTCCGAGGTCAGCGAGAACAAACTGCGGCAGCTCAACCTGAATAACGAGTGGACTCTGGAGAAACTCCGGCAGAGGATCACCAAAAACTCACAGGAGAAGCTGGAGCTGCACCTCTTCATGCTGAGCGGCATCCCGGACACCGTGTTCGACCTGGTCGAgctggaggtgtgtgtgagcgtgtgtgtgtgtgagagtgtgtgtgagagagagggagggagtgtgtgtgtgtgtgtgtgagagagagggagtgtgtgtgtgagagagggagtgtgtgtgagagagaggagtgtgtgtgagtgagagagggagtgtgtgtgtgtgagagagggagtgtgtgtgtgtgtgtgtgtgtgtgtgtgtgtgtgtgagtgagtgagtgaggagtgagagagtgtgagagtgtgagtgagagagagtgagtgagagagagtgtgtgtgtgtgagtgagagtgtgtgtgtgtgtgtgtgtgtgagagtgtgtgtgtgtgagagtgtgtgtgtgtgtgagagagagtgtgtgtgtgtgagagagagagagtgtgtgtgtgtgtgtgtgtgtatgagtgagaggagtgtgtgagggagggtgtgtgtgtgtgtgagagagtgtgtgtgagtcttaAGTAGCTCTGCTGTATTTGTAGCAACAATGCATCGGTCAAAATGAATCATGCCAAAAATGATCAGGATATTAAgtgaagatcatgttccatgatgatattttgtgagtttttttttattgtaaatgcatgcaaatgtcttttttaattagtaatattagtAACATTGCTGCTTCATcaggacaactttaaaggcgattttcctcaatatttagattttttgcacacTCAGactccagattttcaaatagctctgtctcagacaaatattgtcctgtcttaacaaaatgaaaagcttatttcttcagttttcagGTGATGTATGAATCTCAGTTTTGAGAAATAGACACTTATGATGGCTTTTGTAGTCTAAGCGGGTCACAGATGTAAAACTGAATGCATACTTAAAGAGTTAGTTCACACAAATATGGAAATTAGCTGggtaatttaaaacatttaataataatatatcttatttgtatttaggattgataattatattaattataaaatattaattattttttgttttatcattgtCGTAGTTAATATAATCCCCAAATGTTTGGTCAAATTATGCAGCcgtaaaaaaatctatttaaataattgcaatattttaaaataattactatattaattttatatatatatatatatatatatatatatatatatatatatatatatatatatatatatatatatatatatatatatatatatttttttatagtcctattgagaaattcacaaaatgttaACAGGTTATGCAGccatacaaataatttatttcaataaataataataaaaataatatttgttgttgttattgttttatattcatattaatatattcaccAAATGTTTGATCAAATTATACAGccctaaaaacaattaatttttttaataaattcaatatttttattagacatCCACTATAAAttaattacttgatttatttaaattgttgtttgAAGAATTTACAAAATGATAACCAAATTCtaagtaattaaaattattattatgcttattatttttattatttatttcttaaaataaattatttgcagGGCTATAATTTGCCAAACAAACAttaagttaatttttaatttttttttttaatcatgcagtCATACACACAAGTTGAGTTCAGCTTCCTCTTAAGTAACCGCTCTCGTGTGGTAAGTTGACTCTGTAAGACCATGCTTTACTTCTCACAGCTGCTCAGGAGGAAGTTGAAGCTGTTTCCTCACACATGGCGTTCAGGTTTTTAATTCTTAAAGGCAAAGTGTGTCATTTCCGTGCCACTGAATGATGTTTCTGGAATACGCTCTTTGCTATTGGCTGAAAAGGACAGCCCCGCCCACTCGCACCCTGCAGGTAAATGTGTTTTCGGTGTTTCCCGCAGGTGCTGAAGCTGGAGCTGATCCCTGACGTCACGATCCCGCCCATCATCGCACAGCTGTCTAACCTGAGGGAGATGTGGCTTTATCACACGCCGGCGAGGATCGAGGCGCCCGCCCTGGCCTTCCTCCGCGAGAACCTCAAATCACTACACATAAAGTTCACAGACATTAAGGAGATCCCGCTGTGGATCTACAGCCTCAAGAACCTCAGCGAGCTCCATCTGACGGGGAACCTCAGCGCCGAGAACAACCGCTTCATCGTCATCGACGGCCTGCGGGAGCTCAAGAGGCTCAAGGTCCTGCGGCTCAAGAGCAACCTCACGAAGCTGCCTCAGGTGAGAAGTCAGAAAGGCATGGCTAGCATGTATTTATGATGCTAGTGCCATGCCGATTGAAGATTAGAAATATTTAGAGTCTTGATACATGCTCCTAGTCTTGTTGCACTTGGTTTATCGGTGCGTATTaagacaaaaaatgaaattatttgtgcataatttaaatgcatagaaatattgttaatgtaaatatctattatataatgttattgaaatattttgttaaattacttcctaaaatatttcaataacactatatatatatatatatatatatatatatatatatatgtataatttaaataaaaatatatatattattttacacagcacttttgtagtttgttttttgcattaaatattgtaaataaattacatttatttaaaatgttaaaattaatattaacatttaataatattattgacatacagtatttttattattgtaatactgTACAcgatatataatttatacaattatataaattaaaatatgtatattgaattacattttatacatatgtatattgatatttaattatatattt
The sequence above is drawn from the Puntigrus tetrazona isolate hp1 unplaced genomic scaffold, ASM1883169v1 S000000116, whole genome shotgun sequence genome and encodes:
- the lrrc8aa gene encoding leucine rich repeat containing 8 VRAC subunit Aa — protein: MIPITELRYFADTQPAYRILKPWWDVFTDYISIVMLMIAVFGGTLQVTQDKMICLPCKWVVNQTCEQLNVSVPLNPEPKGIQYDLDRHQYNYVDAVCYENTLHWFAKYFPYLVLLHTLIFLACSNFWFKFPRTSSKLEHFVSILLKCFDSPWTTRALSETVVEESDPKPAGKMNGSMDKKASSVSDQDVEASVPMLQRTKSRIEQGIVDRSETGVLDKKEGEQAKALFEKVKKFRIHVEEGDIVHRLYIRQIIIKVIQFLIIICYTMYYVQNINFSVPCTVDIERLTGYRTYHCAHPLATLFKILACFYISLVVVYGLICMYTLYWIISRSLKRYSFESIREESSYSDIPDVKNDFAFMLHMIDQYDPLYSKRFAVFLSEVSENKLRQLNLNNEWTLEKLRQRITKNSQEKLELHLFMLSGIPDTVFDLVELEVLKLELIPDVTIPPIIAQLSNLREMWLYHTPARIEAPALAFLRENLKSLHIKFTDIKEIPLWIYSLKNLSELHLTGNLSAENNRFIVIDGLRELKRLKVLRLKSNLTKLPQVVTDVGVHLQKLSINNEGTKLMVLNSLKKMVNLTELELVRCDLERIPHSIFSLHNLQEIDLKDNNLKTIEEIISFQHLHRLVCLKLWYNQIAYIPIQIGTLTNLERLYLNRNKIEKIPAQLFFCRKLRYLDLSHNNLTGIPADIGFLQNLQYFAVTANRIEALPPELFQCKKLRTLNLGNNCLTVLPSRFGELTGLMQLELRGNRLEGLPVELSECRLLKRSGLIVEEDLFNTLPPEVKEQLWRTDKEQT